A region from the Simiduia sp. 21SJ11W-1 genome encodes:
- a CDS encoding YceI family protein: protein MFTISPKFFAMLFIAGLLTACGGGGGGSESGSTDTPATQTPDTGSGDQTDNPTDGDDTPTDGGDTPTGGDDPVDAKTQQWSLQSNQSLLNFVMTKKLHVAEVGRFTMLNGAIYSDGSGEFQVELGSVDTANGTRDQRLRDLLFEVARFPVAEVFTRVDPALIESLAVGSEKPLTVAIDVVLHGVQQTLNADVLLAKIAADRLLVRTRAPLLLDATAFELQAGIDELKALAGLTSIGATVPVDVQLVFVRNEEVR from the coding sequence GTGTTTACTATTAGCCCAAAATTCTTCGCAATGCTGTTTATTGCCGGCCTGCTAACCGCTTGTGGCGGTGGTGGCGGCGGTTCCGAGTCTGGCTCCACCGATACTCCGGCAACCCAAACCCCTGATACCGGCAGTGGCGACCAGACAGACAACCCCACTGACGGCGACGATACGCCCACAGACGGCGGCGACACGCCTACCGGTGGCGATGACCCGGTTGATGCCAAAACCCAGCAGTGGTCGCTGCAGTCTAACCAGTCGCTGCTGAATTTTGTGATGACCAAAAAGCTGCATGTGGCTGAAGTAGGGCGTTTCACCATGTTGAACGGTGCCATCTACAGCGATGGCAGCGGCGAATTTCAGGTAGAGCTGGGCTCGGTTGATACCGCCAACGGCACCCGCGATCAACGCCTGCGCGACTTGCTGTTTGAAGTGGCGCGCTTTCCCGTGGCTGAAGTGTTTACCCGGGTAGATCCCGCGTTGATTGAGTCTTTGGCTGTGGGCAGCGAAAAGCCGCTCACGGTGGCTATAGATGTGGTTTTACACGGCGTACAGCAAACCCTGAACGCTGATGTATTGCTGGCGAAAATAGCCGCAGATCGCCTGCTGGTGCGCACACGGGCGCCCCTGTTGCTGGATGCCACAGCGTTTGAATTGCAGGCCGGCATAGACGAGCTGAAAGCACTCGCTGGCTTAACCTCCATTGGCGCCACCGTGCCTGTGGATGTGCAACTGGTATTTGTTCGCAACGAGGAGGTGCGCTAA
- a CDS encoding zinc ribbon domain-containing protein yields the protein MGQQCVSGGFWSRIFDVQNKKYTAITCARCTYTEFYKASASTLGNVFDFFTG from the coding sequence GTGGGACAGCAGTGCGTATCGGGTGGCTTTTGGTCGCGTATTTTCGATGTGCAAAACAAAAAATACACAGCCATCACCTGCGCCCGTTGCACCTATACCGAGTTCTACAAAGCCAGTGCCTCAACCCTTGGTAATGTGTTTGATTTCTTTACCGGTTAA
- a CDS encoding M60 family metallopeptidase: protein MKSATALMVLLMPGLLLTGCGGEASGNVSVNDDGSVSVVIDGAANGGTTDGNDAASGGTTDGNDAASGGTTDGNDAASGDATDNSDAHGGEASDSADAPNASDPAESESATSGADNTGAADDSGIDATDNSQSESVGGEQTGTGDAPNPMPVRGGVIASQAMPEYCLAVEDENFTSTQASVSLAACSDAPGQRWLVKADGTIHTVLDESYCLIAQSLDHYGTLALAPCEQSLQHWALKEGALVQGNWAIDLDRANLEVVIYSYHGNANQRWQGPFEDLANTQAENGSTAPENENTGQENSAADAPKTATSHTVDGGWSYFSFESLGDYTTYTLRVPAAQNWVNAGLYVEKGATIEVSAEGSWKLKGDAPMHGPEGYGEKYENGCKLGSLVVRIGLAYKDPLVGCAGKAMTYTAPRAGVVFVGGIVSNDLGESYETRARAEGAINVTVSAVNPDGSRGKIVPTIEVGAAANFPYGEIESGWVEVLGKHTLLHLPASIAQQDASEIADAIKRLDDIYTLHVSLRGKRPQHGQPIRWYPDTEDAPGWMLAGNPVRMDPALVYANNNDRITRAARAQNGNWGFAHELGHDFNFAGGTWYYATKLGIEVWPNIFSVHAQEMLNLPKRDLDCPARKQKYLAGNDASGLTEGTDPWAGLCFLMEFQTRYGWDFYRNFYAELDREPGSGWGYLRQKFSLAAGENVDAIFNEWLLPQN, encoded by the coding sequence ATGAAATCAGCCACAGCGTTGATGGTGTTGTTAATGCCGGGCCTTCTGCTCACCGGCTGCGGTGGCGAGGCCAGCGGAAATGTGAGTGTGAATGACGACGGCTCGGTAAGCGTTGTGATTGATGGAGCGGCCAACGGCGGCACAACCGATGGCAATGATGCAGCCAGCGGCGGCACAACCGATGGCAATGATGCAGCCAGCGGCGGCACAACCGATGGCAATGATGCAGCCAGCGGCGACGCAACTGATAACAGTGATGCACATGGCGGCGAGGCGTCCGATAGCGCAGATGCCCCCAATGCAAGTGATCCAGCGGAAAGCGAAAGTGCAACCTCAGGCGCGGATAACACCGGTGCAGCCGACGACAGTGGCATTGATGCCACAGACAACTCCCAAAGTGAATCAGTGGGTGGTGAGCAAACCGGCACTGGCGATGCACCAAACCCCATGCCTGTGCGTGGGGGTGTGATTGCATCACAAGCGATGCCCGAATATTGCCTGGCCGTTGAAGATGAAAATTTCACCAGCACGCAAGCCTCTGTGAGCCTGGCTGCCTGCAGCGATGCGCCGGGTCAGCGTTGGCTGGTAAAAGCAGACGGCACAATACACACAGTGCTGGATGAATCTTACTGCCTGATTGCGCAGAGCCTTGATCACTATGGCACCCTTGCACTCGCCCCTTGCGAGCAAAGCCTGCAGCACTGGGCCCTGAAAGAGGGCGCACTGGTGCAGGGTAACTGGGCCATTGATTTAGATAGGGCCAATCTTGAAGTCGTCATCTACAGCTATCATGGCAACGCCAATCAGCGCTGGCAGGGCCCCTTTGAAGATTTAGCGAACACACAAGCTGAAAACGGTAGCACTGCGCCTGAAAATGAAAACACGGGCCAGGAAAATAGCGCGGCAGACGCTCCCAAAACGGCCACCTCTCATACGGTTGATGGCGGCTGGTCTTATTTCAGTTTTGAAAGCCTGGGCGATTACACCACCTACACCTTACGCGTGCCTGCAGCGCAAAATTGGGTGAATGCAGGCCTGTATGTGGAAAAGGGCGCAACCATTGAGGTAAGCGCCGAAGGCAGCTGGAAGTTAAAAGGCGATGCCCCCATGCACGGCCCCGAAGGCTATGGCGAAAAATATGAAAACGGCTGCAAGCTTGGCAGCCTGGTGGTGCGCATTGGCCTGGCCTACAAAGATCCGTTGGTAGGTTGTGCCGGCAAGGCCATGACCTATACCGCCCCGCGTGCAGGCGTGGTGTTTGTGGGTGGTATTGTCTCTAACGACCTGGGGGAATCTTACGAAACCCGTGCGCGCGCCGAAGGTGCCATTAACGTTACCGTAAGCGCGGTAAACCCCGATGGCAGCAGGGGCAAAATTGTGCCCACCATCGAGGTGGGCGCTGCTGCAAACTTCCCTTATGGCGAAATTGAAAGCGGCTGGGTTGAAGTGCTGGGCAAACATACCCTTTTACATTTGCCAGCGAGCATTGCACAGCAAGATGCCAGTGAAATTGCCGACGCCATTAAGCGCTTAGACGACATCTACACATTGCACGTGAGCCTGCGTGGCAAGCGCCCGCAGCACGGCCAGCCCATTCGCTGGTACCCCGATACCGAAGATGCGCCCGGTTGGATGCTGGCGGGCAACCCCGTGCGCATGGACCCGGCGCTGGTATACGCTAACAATAACGACCGCATAACCCGGGCCGCCCGCGCGCAAAACGGCAATTGGGGCTTTGCCCACGAACTGGGGCACGATTTCAACTTTGCCGGTGGCACCTGGTATTACGCCACCAAGCTGGGTATTGAAGTCTGGCCGAATATCTTCAGCGTGCATGCACAAGAAATGCTGAATTTGCCAAAGCGCGACCTGGATTGCCCAGCCCGTAAACAAAAATACCTGGCGGGTAACGATGCATCCGGCCTTACAGAAGGCACAGACCCTTGGGCAGGCCTGTGTTTTTTGATGGAGTTTCAAACCCGGTACGGGTGGGATTTTTATCGTAATTTCTATGCAGAGCTAGACCGTGAGCCCGGCAGTGGCTGGGGCTATTTGCGGCAAAAGTTTTCACTGGCCGCCGGTGAAAATGTAGATGCCATCTTTAACGAATGGCTGTTGCCGCAAAATTAA
- a CDS encoding TonB-dependent receptor: protein MQTNHPTALKRKRLAASITAAVFATGLSATTHAQDWLEEVTVTATKRAENVQDVPLAISAFTGDFTKDNNLDDVKDLINVTPGVTGNSKDSFLDAVSVRGIRTQDFGVGGDPSAAFFKNDFYEGRNGAAVTSLYDMERSEVLRGPQGFLFGRSSIGGAISVHTAKADLNGGNSGYIDVDIGQRGHGVLEGAVNLAMTDNFAMRVAGYHSEEDGYVKNHFGGDDQIAHNKSAVRWSTAYQSGNLGIDTTVEYETREQSGSVYRAVTEGDTWERLQASNGPITLRGDERDADIDLASGEADNADILSLGLKLTYDLGFAEFTSNTGYKDHDYYYSEDYDGTPANLNNYSQDQTGDYFQQEFRLTSTGSEALSWYAGVSYYQETIDAKFLFRASEDEMCKYYYYEYYDATIGGCSDYYTDFEPSANGNLDETSRAIGEYEGWAAYVDLSYEFSAALDASLGVRYSDDKKTFTQNVPEPDSYLGAYWAYGFYTDGDVKGSESWQDTTVRALVRWRPFDTVMFFASYTQGYKPGGFGTFNMDFDDDFEWGSEIDPNVQSLNIFDPETVDSWELGYKDTILDGKANVTLTAFWYDYKDLQVVIADGGASSVQNAGEVDGKGLEGTITASLNENWDLYLAAGYLDTEANKLEDICGLDDPLGCEGRSLFWSPEFAGSAVLNAHYPVAGGQVVGNLAVTWESERGGGWEDLDETKIDAYQEWTLRAGYRSDDNWSVIGYVENLTNQNTYDGMNNNGGIAPAHFFGPSRPRTIGVSFGYEWE, encoded by the coding sequence ATGCAAACTAACCACCCAACCGCGCTCAAGCGCAAGCGGCTCGCCGCCAGCATCACTGCTGCTGTATTTGCCACAGGATTATCGGCAACCACCCACGCCCAGGATTGGCTGGAAGAGGTAACAGTAACGGCCACCAAGCGCGCCGAGAACGTGCAGGATGTTCCACTTGCCATCTCCGCATTCACTGGTGATTTCACCAAAGACAACAACCTGGATGACGTAAAAGATCTGATTAACGTCACGCCCGGTGTGACCGGTAACTCGAAAGATTCCTTTCTGGATGCCGTAAGCGTGCGCGGTATCCGCACGCAGGATTTTGGTGTGGGCGGGGATCCCTCGGCTGCATTTTTCAAAAACGATTTTTATGAAGGTCGCAATGGCGCGGCGGTAACCAGCCTGTACGACATGGAGCGCTCTGAAGTGCTGCGTGGCCCGCAGGGCTTTTTGTTTGGCCGCTCCTCTATTGGTGGCGCCATCAGCGTGCACACAGCCAAGGCTGACCTCAACGGCGGCAACTCGGGCTACATTGATGTAGATATTGGCCAGCGCGGCCACGGCGTGCTGGAAGGTGCCGTAAATCTGGCCATGACCGATAACTTCGCCATGCGTGTGGCGGGTTATCACTCAGAGGAAGATGGCTATGTGAAAAACCACTTCGGTGGTGATGATCAAATTGCCCACAATAAATCCGCTGTGCGTTGGTCTACCGCCTATCAAAGCGGCAACCTCGGCATAGACACAACCGTGGAATATGAAACCCGCGAGCAATCGGGCTCTGTGTATCGCGCCGTGACCGAAGGCGATACCTGGGAGCGTTTGCAGGCTTCGAATGGCCCCATCACCTTGCGCGGCGACGAGCGCGATGCCGATATTGATCTGGCCTCAGGCGAGGCAGACAACGCCGATATTTTATCGCTCGGTTTAAAGCTTACCTACGATCTGGGCTTTGCTGAATTTACCTCCAACACCGGCTACAAAGATCACGACTACTACTATTCAGAAGATTACGACGGCACGCCTGCCAATCTGAATAACTACAGCCAGGATCAAACCGGTGATTACTTCCAGCAGGAATTCCGCCTGACCTCCACCGGCAGCGAGGCACTTAGCTGGTATGCCGGTGTGTCTTACTACCAGGAAACTATCGACGCAAAATTTCTCTTCCGTGCCAGCGAAGATGAAATGTGCAAGTACTACTACTACGAGTACTACGATGCCACTATTGGCGGTTGTAGCGATTACTACACCGATTTTGAGCCAAGCGCCAACGGCAATCTGGATGAAACCAGCCGCGCCATTGGCGAGTACGAAGGTTGGGCTGCCTACGTAGATTTAAGTTACGAGTTCAGCGCAGCGCTGGATGCAAGCCTGGGTGTTCGCTACTCGGACGACAAGAAAACTTTCACTCAAAATGTGCCCGAGCCAGATAGCTACCTGGGCGCCTACTGGGCTTACGGTTTCTACACAGATGGCGACGTCAAAGGTTCCGAAAGCTGGCAAGACACCACCGTGCGTGCACTGGTGCGCTGGCGTCCGTTTGATACGGTTATGTTCTTCGCAAGCTACACCCAGGGCTACAAGCCCGGTGGCTTCGGCACCTTCAACATGGATTTTGATGACGACTTCGAATGGGGCAGCGAGATAGATCCGAACGTTCAAAGCCTGAACATCTTTGATCCGGAAACCGTAGATTCCTGGGAGCTGGGCTACAAAGACACCATTCTCGATGGCAAGGCCAATGTCACCTTAACGGCCTTCTGGTACGACTACAAAGACCTGCAGGTTGTAATTGCAGACGGCGGCGCCTCCAGCGTGCAAAACGCCGGTGAGGTAGACGGCAAAGGCCTTGAGGGCACCATTACTGCCTCGCTGAACGAAAACTGGGATCTCTACCTTGCCGCAGGCTACCTGGATACCGAAGCCAACAAGCTTGAAGATATTTGTGGCCTGGATGATCCGCTGGGTTGTGAAGGCCGCTCGCTGTTCTGGTCGCCGGAATTTGCCGGCAGTGCCGTGCTGAATGCCCACTACCCTGTGGCCGGTGGCCAGGTGGTAGGCAACTTGGCAGTCACCTGGGAGTCCGAGCGGGGCGGTGGTTGGGAAGATCTGGATGAAACCAAGATTGATGCCTACCAGGAGTGGACTCTGCGTGCAGGCTACCGTTCAGACGACAACTGGTCTGTGATTGGCTATGTTGAAAATCTTACCAATCAAAATACCTACGATGGCATGAACAACAATGGCGGTATTGCACCGGCCCATTTCTTCGGCCCAAGCCGCCCGCGCACCATTGGCGTGAGCTTCGGTTACGAATGGGAGTAA
- a CDS encoding tetratricopeptide repeat-containing sulfotransferase family protein, giving the protein MDQATASPTVPAMLKQGFALLNAGQPRQAAQLCQQLLAANPRLVQAHFLVGLVALDMRDRKTAVQAFGSVTSLQPDHAAGWAHLAKLFMEEGQVNRADAALKQAEAGNTQDPLVRDVLGAVYSRMGDHTLARAQFEQAVAGAPENIQFKLNLASNRVYHGELAEAAVDYRAVLEKVPGHAQAHWALASAHKARDDHHIQQMRTLLARPDLPERAQAFLQYAIGKECEDLQDWEGAIAAFMAGARARRATVAFDEAAEIEMFDFLTRHCTADWLAEGEGSDHRAPIFVLGQPRTGTTLIERIITSHSDVTSAGELQQFGLSLRRLSRHQDPKRFSAALFKSALDLDYRQVGNLYMEATQRMQGNTARFVDKLPVNYLLIPFILKALPNAKIVHLTRNPMDACFASFKQLFADAYLHSYDQVEMARHHARYRHLMAHYHAQFPGRIFDISYEATAQNLEPNARALIEYLELPWQAACLDFHAQAATVATASAAQVREPVHTRSIGRWKKYQQHLQPILQTLSNENIEV; this is encoded by the coding sequence ATGGATCAAGCAACCGCCAGTCCAACCGTGCCCGCCATGCTCAAGCAAGGCTTTGCACTGTTAAATGCAGGCCAGCCCCGGCAAGCGGCCCAGCTGTGCCAGCAATTGTTGGCGGCCAACCCGCGGCTGGTGCAAGCCCACTTTCTGGTGGGGCTGGTGGCCCTGGATATGCGCGATCGCAAAACCGCCGTGCAGGCCTTTGGCTCGGTGACGAGCCTGCAACCGGATCACGCCGCCGGCTGGGCCCACTTGGCCAAGCTGTTTATGGAAGAAGGCCAGGTTAACCGAGCCGATGCCGCGCTCAAACAGGCCGAGGCCGGCAACACCCAAGACCCGCTGGTACGCGATGTGTTAGGTGCGGTGTATTCCCGCATGGGCGATCACACCCTGGCGCGGGCGCAGTTTGAGCAGGCCGTGGCCGGTGCGCCAGAGAACATTCAATTCAAGTTGAACCTTGCCAGCAACCGCGTCTATCACGGCGAGTTGGCAGAGGCCGCTGTGGATTACCGCGCCGTACTTGAAAAAGTACCCGGCCACGCGCAGGCACACTGGGCCCTAGCGTCTGCCCATAAAGCCCGTGACGACCACCACATTCAACAAATGCGAACACTGCTGGCACGGCCCGATCTGCCCGAGCGCGCGCAGGCATTTTTGCAGTACGCCATTGGCAAAGAGTGTGAAGATTTACAAGATTGGGAGGGCGCCATTGCGGCCTTCATGGCCGGTGCCCGTGCCCGGCGGGCCACGGTGGCCTTTGATGAGGCGGCAGAAATCGAGATGTTCGATTTTCTCACCCGCCACTGCACCGCCGATTGGCTGGCAGAAGGTGAAGGCAGTGATCACCGCGCACCCATTTTCGTATTGGGCCAGCCGCGCACCGGCACCACTTTGATTGAGCGCATTATTACCAGCCACAGCGATGTCACGTCGGCAGGTGAATTACAGCAGTTTGGTTTATCGCTGCGCAGGCTTAGCCGCCATCAAGATCCAAAGCGGTTTTCTGCGGCGCTGTTTAAATCGGCGCTGGATCTGGATTACCGCCAGGTGGGCAACCTCTACATGGAGGCCACCCAACGCATGCAGGGCAATACTGCACGCTTTGTGGATAAACTGCCGGTGAACTACCTGCTGATTCCCTTTATTTTAAAAGCGCTGCCGAACGCGAAAATTGTGCATCTTACCCGCAACCCGATGGATGCCTGCTTTGCCAGTTTCAAGCAGCTGTTTGCCGATGCCTACCTGCACTCCTATGATCAAGTAGAAATGGCGCGCCACCACGCGCGCTACCGGCATTTGATGGCGCACTATCACGCGCAATTTCCCGGGCGCATTTTTGATATCAGCTACGAGGCCACCGCGCAAAATCTTGAACCCAATGCGCGCGCGTTAATTGAATACCTAGAGCTGCCCTGGCAAGCGGCCTGCCTGGATTTTCATGCCCAAGCTGCCACTGTGGCTACCGCCAGTGCAGCGCAAGTGCGTGAACCGGTGCACACCCGCTCCATCGGGCGCTGGAAAAAATACCAACAACACCTGCAACCTATTTTGCAGACACTTAGCAATGAAAACATTGAGGTTTAA
- a CDS encoding Na+/H+ antiporter NhaC family protein, producing MPHNNSKYRPLRVLFTTVFLLLISLVASASEAPENSPWSLPAIVLKDVPFSITIEGASPLQQRTLFVSINGETHQGTLADGTLTFEGLVSAQSPAKLSLNSNGHLLAEAEITALPGWFSLIPALMAVTMALLLRNVMVALFVSLITGIWMLYGLSASGLGHAILDACQVYVINALTEREHMEVIVFCFLIGGMVGIISRNGGTMGIAERITRVVKNRSQTQLSTSFLGLAIFFDDYANSLIVGNTMKKISDTMRISREKLAYLVDCTAAPVSAILFVTTWIGFQVGVINDGLGAISGFDESAYSVFLNSLMFSFYPVLAIVFVLFIAGTGKDFGPMLRAEQRAFHTGRVLSPGMDNDSGPAPEEKDLEPKPGVPHRAFNAVIPMLVLIGVTMISIYYTGLASPDRADDSLREIIGNANSFASMMYGSVAGCIVAFLMTLGQRLLTVHEITDAWFGGAKAVMLVIFVLTLAWSLSAVNTELHTSDFLISALGDTLNPNLMPLVIFLLAAFMAFATGSSWGVMGIMMPMVVPLAWAVLVHNDMTGTEHLHIFYSSVSGVLAGAIWGDHCSPLAESTLLSAMASGCDLIDHVRSQMLYCLVVGAVGMLIGTLPAGFGLPWWLCMLVGAVLLWLIVHYFGRRAEDTPLQASQTAPHGAPESA from the coding sequence ATGCCACATAACAATAGCAAATACCGCCCGCTACGGGTGTTGTTCACCACCGTTTTCCTGCTGCTCATAAGCCTAGTAGCCAGCGCCAGTGAAGCACCCGAAAACAGCCCCTGGAGCCTGCCTGCCATAGTACTGAAGGACGTGCCCTTTAGCATTACCATTGAAGGCGCGAGCCCATTGCAGCAACGCACCCTGTTTGTGAGCATCAATGGCGAAACCCACCAGGGCACCCTGGCCGATGGCACCCTCACCTTTGAAGGCCTGGTGAGCGCGCAAAGCCCTGCAAAGCTTAGCCTTAACAGCAATGGCCACCTGTTGGCCGAGGCTGAAATCACAGCCCTGCCCGGCTGGTTTTCACTGATTCCGGCACTGATGGCCGTAACCATGGCGCTGCTGCTGCGCAATGTGATGGTGGCGCTGTTTGTGAGCCTGATTACCGGCATCTGGATGCTCTACGGGCTTTCTGCCTCGGGCCTTGGGCACGCCATTCTGGATGCCTGCCAGGTGTATGTGATTAACGCGCTAACCGAGCGCGAACACATGGAGGTGATTGTATTCTGCTTTTTAATTGGCGGCATGGTGGGCATTATTTCCCGCAACGGCGGCACCATGGGTATCGCAGAGCGCATTACCCGCGTGGTTAAGAACCGCTCACAAACCCAGCTTTCCACAAGCTTCTTAGGCCTTGCCATCTTCTTCGACGACTACGCCAATAGCCTGATTGTGGGCAATACCATGAAGAAGATTTCAGACACCATGCGCATCTCGCGGGAAAAGCTTGCCTACCTGGTAGATTGCACCGCCGCACCGGTTTCGGCCATTTTGTTTGTTACCACCTGGATCGGCTTTCAGGTGGGCGTAATCAACGATGGCCTGGGCGCCATTTCGGGTTTTGATGAATCGGCCTATTCGGTGTTTTTAAACTCGCTGATGTTCAGCTTCTACCCGGTGCTGGCCATCGTATTTGTGCTGTTTATTGCCGGCACCGGTAAAGATTTTGGCCCCATGTTGCGCGCCGAACAGCGCGCATTTCACACAGGCCGCGTGCTGAGCCCCGGCATGGACAACGATTCAGGCCCGGCGCCGGAAGAAAAAGACCTAGAGCCCAAGCCCGGCGTGCCGCACCGCGCCTTTAATGCGGTGATCCCCATGCTTGTGCTCATTGGGGTAACCATGATCTCCATCTACTACACAGGCCTTGCCAGCCCTGATCGTGCCGACGACTCACTGCGCGAAATCATCGGCAATGCCAACTCTTTTGCCTCTATGATGTACGGCTCTGTGGCCGGTTGTATCGTGGCGTTTCTGATGACCTTGGGCCAGCGCCTGCTCACCGTACACGAGATTACCGATGCCTGGTTTGGCGGCGCCAAGGCGGTGATGCTGGTGATTTTTGTGCTTACCCTGGCCTGGTCGCTGTCGGCGGTGAATACCGAGCTGCACACGTCTGATTTCCTGATTTCAGCACTGGGCGACACCTTGAACCCCAACCTGATGCCGCTGGTGATCTTCCTGCTGGCGGCCTTCATGGCCTTCGCCACCGGCTCCAGCTGGGGTGTGATGGGCATTATGATGCCCATGGTGGTGCCCTTGGCCTGGGCGGTACTGGTGCACAACGACATGACCGGCACCGAGCACCTGCACATCTTCTACTCCTCGGTGTCGGGCGTGTTGGCCGGTGCCATCTGGGGCGACCACTGCTCACCGCTGGCGGAATCTACCCTGCTTTCGGCCATGGCCTCGGGCTGTGATCTGATCGACCACGTGCGCTCCCAAATGCTCTACTGCCTAGTGGTGGGTGCCGTGGGCATGCTCATTGGCACCCTGCCTGCAGGCTTCGGCCTGCCCTGGTGGCTGTGCATGCTGGTGGGTGCGGTACTGCTTTGGTTGATTGTTCACTACTTTGGCCGGCGCGCAGAAGATACCCCGCTGCAGGCGAGCCAAACAGCCCCCCATGGCGCGCCCGAAAGCGCCTGA
- a CDS encoding FAD-binding oxidoreductase yields MARPKAPEPIGPGAPECYWADTATPPAAANQPLAASYDLVIIGAGFTGINAALTAAEAGMQVLVLDAHRPGWGASGRNGGFCCLGGDRLGISAIANTFGETEAKHYAQGQLAAIERVEALLANHHIEADRCGQGEWVLAHTTKHRGELTQYQRELAHFYGIQAQLRPTANLDSAGNANPYAQPALWNPAGFGLHPLKYLYGLQAAALAAGAQFHAPAQVLQLKASPKGWRLGGRNFELFARRVLVATNGYTPDNLTATLRGRLLAAQSNILVTQPLPASTLKALHWQHLTPAYDTRKLLYYFRLLPDGRLLFGGRAGISESTTSFAARRAQHTADFQQLFPAAHGLGIDYFWRGRVALSFGQTPHVAQLGKGLYCALAYHGNGIAMGSWCGHQAIKLMLNASHQLPRFMQRPPRRFPLAALRPLYLAAAYTAYRWFD; encoded by the coding sequence ATGGCGCGCCCGAAAGCGCCTGAACCAATCGGCCCGGGCGCACCTGAGTGCTACTGGGCCGACACCGCCACACCGCCTGCCGCGGCCAATCAGCCCCTGGCTGCCAGTTACGATCTGGTGATCATCGGCGCGGGCTTTACCGGCATAAACGCGGCACTCACCGCCGCCGAAGCCGGCATGCAGGTACTGGTGCTTGATGCCCACCGCCCCGGCTGGGGTGCCAGTGGGCGCAACGGCGGCTTTTGTTGCTTAGGGGGCGACAGGCTCGGCATTAGCGCCATCGCCAACACATTTGGCGAAACCGAGGCCAAACACTACGCCCAAGGCCAATTAGCCGCCATCGAGCGTGTAGAAGCCCTGCTTGCCAACCATCACATAGAGGCAGACCGCTGTGGCCAGGGCGAATGGGTGCTGGCCCACACAACCAAACACCGAGGCGAGCTGACCCAATACCAGCGGGAGCTGGCGCACTTTTACGGCATTCAGGCCCAGCTGCGCCCCACCGCCAACCTCGATAGCGCGGGCAACGCCAACCCCTATGCCCAACCGGCCCTCTGGAACCCGGCGGGCTTTGGCCTACACCCGCTCAAATACCTCTACGGGCTACAAGCCGCAGCGCTGGCCGCCGGTGCCCAGTTTCATGCACCGGCGCAGGTATTGCAGCTAAAGGCCAGCCCCAAAGGCTGGCGCCTTGGGGGCCGCAACTTCGAACTGTTCGCCCGGCGCGTGCTGGTGGCCACCAACGGCTATACCCCCGATAATCTCACCGCCACATTGCGCGGCCGCTTGTTGGCTGCGCAATCAAACATTCTGGTAACCCAACCGCTGCCGGCCAGCACCTTGAAGGCCTTGCACTGGCAACACCTCACACCCGCCTACGACACCCGCAAGCTGCTCTACTACTTCCGCCTATTGCCCGATGGCCGCCTGTTATTTGGCGGGCGCGCCGGTATTTCGGAATCTACGACCAGTTTTGCGGCGAGACGGGCCCAACACACGGCAGACTTCCAGCAGCTGTTCCCCGCAGCACACGGCCTTGGCATAGACTACTTCTGGAGAGGACGGGTTGCCTTGAGCTTTGGGCAAACGCCGCACGTGGCACAACTGGGCAAGGGTTTGTATTGCGCCCTTGCCTACCACGGCAACGGCATTGCCATGGGCAGCTGGTGCGGGCATCAGGCAATCAAGCTGATGCTGAACGCCAGCCACCAGTTGCCGCGCTTCATGCAGCGGCCACCCAGGCGGTTTCCGCTCGCAGCACTCAGGCCCCTCTACCTGGCCGCGGCCTACACCGCCTACCGCTGGTTCGACTAG